A region of bacterium DNA encodes the following proteins:
- a CDS encoding YggS family pyridoxal phosphate-dependent enzyme gives MADLAANVAQVRARIAAAAGRSGRRAEDVLLVAVSKTVDAARVREAAALGLPAFGENRVQEAREKAAAVPDVSWHLIGSLQRNKAKEAARLFTVIESVDSEALAEELSRRAEQQKRAVDVLVQVNVAREPQKHGASPEEAAAVVRRTAALPGLRLRGLMTIAPAFGDPDQARPVFRMLRELRESIRRSAGVALPELSMGMTDDFEVAIEEGATMVRIGRAIFADRGRT, from the coding sequence ATGGCCGATCTTGCAGCGAACGTGGCACAAGTGCGCGCGCGCATCGCCGCCGCGGCCGGTCGCAGCGGCCGCCGGGCCGAGGACGTGTTGCTGGTCGCGGTGAGCAAGACCGTCGACGCGGCGCGGGTGCGGGAGGCGGCCGCACTTGGACTCCCGGCGTTTGGGGAAAATCGGGTCCAGGAGGCGCGCGAGAAAGCCGCGGCGGTCCCCGACGTATCCTGGCACCTGATCGGCAGCCTCCAACGGAACAAGGCTAAGGAGGCCGCCCGGCTGTTCACGGTGATCGAGTCCGTCGACTCGGAAGCGCTGGCGGAAGAACTGAGCCGCCGCGCCGAACAGCAGAAGCGGGCCGTCGACGTGCTCGTGCAGGTGAACGTGGCCCGCGAGCCGCAGAAGCACGGCGCGTCGCCGGAGGAGGCGGCGGCGGTGGTACGCCGGACGGCCGCCCTGCCGGGGCTCAGACTGCGCGGGCTGATGACGATCGCGCCCGCGTTTGGCGACCCCGACCAAGCGCGTCCGGTCTTCCGGATGCTCCGCGAGCTACGCGAGAGTATCCGGCGCTCCGCCGGGGTGGCGCTCCCCGAGCTCTCAATGGGAATGACGGACGATTTTGAAGTGGCCATCGAAGAAGGCGCGACCATGGTCCGCATCGGGCGGGCCATCTTTGCTGACCGAGGCCGGACATAG
- the pgeF gene encoding peptidoglycan editing factor PgeF: MIGARNSAGPAVVLRARGIEATGLARACFTTRQGGTGGGPYRSLNLSYAVGDGRAAVDRNRRLAAAALGADPRRLVEAQQVHGTSAAVVGPRDAGRVVAGVDALMTACPGVWLAVHTADCVPVLVLDPGRPAVAAVHVGWRGVAAGTVHAALAPLRTAFRTDLARCLVALGPSIGSCCYEVDRPVADAMRAAPWWHRAAQAGAPGRWYLDLRVAVRAQLAAVGVVPDHVEMTPGCTRCEPDLYFSYRRERATGRMAACIRLCERAQRE; this comes from the coding sequence GTGATCGGCGCGCGGAATTCGGCCGGCCCGGCCGTGGTGCTCCGGGCCCGCGGGATCGAAGCGACGGGGTTGGCGCGCGCGTGCTTCACGACCCGTCAGGGCGGGACCGGTGGGGGGCCCTACCGCAGCCTCAACCTATCCTATGCCGTCGGCGACGGCCGGGCCGCGGTCGACCGCAACCGGCGCCTGGCGGCGGCGGCCCTGGGCGCGGATCCGCGCCGGCTGGTCGAAGCGCAACAGGTGCACGGTACCTCGGCCGCGGTGGTGGGGCCCCGCGACGCGGGCCGCGTCGTCGCGGGCGTCGACGCGCTCATGACGGCGTGCCCCGGAGTGTGGCTCGCCGTTCACACGGCGGATTGTGTCCCCGTGCTAGTGCTCGACCCAGGCCGCCCGGCGGTGGCCGCCGTCCACGTGGGGTGGCGCGGGGTGGCGGCCGGAACGGTGCATGCCGCGCTCGCGCCGCTCCGGACCGCGTTTCGGACCGATCTGGCGCGCTGCCTGGTGGCGCTGGGACCCTCAATTGGTTCGTGCTGCTACGAGGTCGACCGTCCGGTCGCCGATGCGATGCGGGCCGCACCGTGGTGGCATCGCGCGGCGCAGGCGGGGGCGCCCGGCAGGTGGTATCTCGATCTTCGCGTCGCCGTCCGGGCCCAACTTGCCGCCGTCGGGGTAGTCCCCGACCACGTCGAGATGACGCCTGGGTGCACGCGCTGCGAACCCGATCTGTACTTCTCGTACCGGCGAGAACGCGCGACCGGACGCATGGCGGCCTGTATCCGGCTGTGCGAGCGAGCCCAAAGGGAATAA
- the phnE gene encoding phosphonate ABC transporter, permease protein PhnE: MTRSVPEAPARARPARVPVPWYRSWRAYAGLVAAVLVYAYGWHVTQIRLGELWGGARLIRPFVVALATPDVVTRAPVTQQASAPFYYGGETPPPPPGAGGPALGLSRASGAIGQRVTVRGDGFGAGRTGTLWWENQIGQRQPLGTFHIDAQGRFDAAFTTPDVQGTHNMVIAEVITGYGPWRPSPTLGVVGGRMVETVFLALMGTTMGVVFSVPLSFLGARNLTAHLPAGRAVYGATRLAFNVTRSIEALVLAIIFTVWVGLGPFAGVLALGVHSMGTLGKLYSEAIESIDTGPIEAIMATGATTLQVVRYAVVPQIVPQFIAFTIYRWDANVRFSTVIGFVGGGGIGFILLQYINLLQWPQAATALWMIAIVVGVLDYGSAVVRERLL; the protein is encoded by the coding sequence GTGACCCGCTCGGTCCCCGAAGCCCCGGCGCGCGCTCGTCCGGCGCGCGTGCCGGTCCCGTGGTATCGGTCGTGGCGCGCCTACGCGGGCCTCGTGGCCGCCGTGCTCGTCTACGCGTACGGCTGGCACGTGACGCAGATCCGGCTCGGCGAGCTGTGGGGCGGGGCGCGGCTCATCCGTCCGTTCGTGGTCGCGCTTGCGACGCCCGACGTCGTGACGCGCGCGCCGGTGACGCAGCAGGCGAGCGCGCCGTTCTACTACGGCGGGGAGACTCCGCCGCCGCCCCCCGGGGCCGGCGGGCCGGCGCTGGGCCTGTCGCGCGCGTCCGGCGCGATCGGACAGCGTGTGACCGTGCGCGGCGACGGGTTCGGCGCCGGACGCACCGGCACGCTGTGGTGGGAGAATCAGATCGGCCAACGCCAACCGTTGGGCACCTTTCACATCGACGCGCAGGGCCGCTTCGACGCCGCGTTCACGACGCCCGACGTCCAGGGCACGCACAACATGGTCATCGCCGAGGTCATCACCGGGTACGGTCCGTGGCGGCCGAGCCCGACCCTCGGCGTGGTGGGCGGCCGGATGGTCGAGACCGTGTTTCTGGCGCTGATGGGCACCACGATGGGGGTCGTGTTCTCGGTGCCGCTGTCGTTTCTCGGCGCCCGCAACCTGACCGCGCATCTTCCCGCCGGCCGCGCAGTCTACGGCGCGACGCGGCTCGCGTTCAACGTCACGCGGTCGATCGAGGCGCTCGTGCTCGCGATCATCTTCACGGTGTGGGTGGGCCTCGGTCCGTTCGCCGGCGTGCTCGCCCTCGGCGTGCACAGCATGGGCACTCTCGGCAAGCTGTATTCGGAGGCGATCGAGAGCATCGATACCGGGCCGATCGAAGCGATCATGGCGACCGGTGCGACCACGCTGCAGGTCGTGCGCTACGCGGTGGTGCCGCAGATCGTCCCGCAGTTCATCGCCTTCACCATCTACCGCTGGGACGCCAACGTCCGGTTCAGCACGGTGATCGGGTTCGTGGGCGGCGGCGGCATCGGATTCATCCTGCTCCAGTACATCAACCTGCTGCAGTGGCCGCAGGCGGCGACGGCGCTGTGGATGATCGCGATCGTCGTCGGCGTGCTGGACTACGGGAGCGCCGTGGTGCGCGAACGCCTGTTGTGA
- the phnC gene encoding phosphonate ABC transporter ATP-binding protein: MSDRPRGGAHGVDDRVLRVEHLSKVYEDGTRALSDVSFEVARGEFLVIIGLSGSGKSTLLRCINRLVQPTSGRVVVDGRDVTAASRDELREIRRGIGMIFQQFNLVRRASVLTNVLAGDLGYVPPAWAVVNYFPPAAVARAMSNLERVGIADKAYGRASALSGGQQQRVGIARALMQRPRLILADEPVASLDPALSHSILHYLEDLNRNDGITILCCLHFLSLARRYGTRLLALKDGRIVFEGRPGDIDDARFHEIYGEQAEEVEIR, from the coding sequence GTGAGTGACCGCCCGCGAGGCGGTGCACACGGGGTAGACGATCGCGTCCTCCGGGTCGAACACCTCAGCAAAGTCTACGAGGACGGCACGCGGGCGCTTTCGGACGTGTCGTTCGAGGTCGCCCGCGGCGAATTTCTTGTCATCATCGGGCTGTCGGGATCCGGCAAGTCGACGCTGCTGCGGTGCATCAACCGCCTCGTCCAGCCGACGTCCGGCCGCGTGGTGGTCGACGGCCGGGACGTAACCGCGGCGTCCCGCGACGAGCTCCGCGAGATCCGGCGCGGCATCGGGATGATCTTTCAGCAGTTCAACCTGGTCCGCCGCGCGTCGGTGTTGACGAACGTGCTCGCCGGGGACCTCGGCTACGTGCCGCCGGCGTGGGCCGTCGTGAACTACTTCCCGCCCGCGGCCGTCGCGCGGGCGATGAGCAACCTCGAGCGCGTGGGCATCGCGGACAAGGCATACGGGCGGGCCTCGGCGCTCTCCGGCGGCCAGCAGCAGCGCGTGGGCATCGCGCGGGCCTTGATGCAGCGACCGCGGCTGATTCTCGCCGACGAGCCGGTCGCGAGCCTCGACCCCGCGCTGTCCCATTCCATCCTTCACTACCTCGAGGACCTGAACCGGAACGACGGCATCACCATCCTGTGCTGCCTTCATTTCTTGAGCCTGGCCCGGCGGTACGGGACGCGCCTCCTCGCGCTCAAGGATGGCCGCATCGTCTTCGAAGGCCGGCCCGGCGACATCGACGACGCGCGCTTCCATGAGATCTACGGCGAACAGGCGGAGGAGGTCGAGATCCGGTGA
- a CDS encoding phosphate/phosphite/phosphonate ABC transporter substrate-binding protein: MRFRVAALALAVVLAAGLAAAVPAAVPAQTRLVMAFVPSGEARTILDSGNRVAQLLEMATGYKFEPFVATSYAGVIEAMGAGRADIGWLNTFSYVIAHQKYGVEVRLVTVRFGLPYYRAEIITQSTSGINGLPDLRGKRFAFVDPASTSGYLFPVAGLKKAGYDPQKFFGQTIFAGSHNNVVLAVYQGRVDAGSVFEDARGTVQKTLPDVMQKVKVVWKSDPIPNDTVSFRKGLPEEVKAKVTTALLRFSQTPAGLDALKSLYEIEALADYNLLVTKYNVKTGNLDAFFDPVRDVQRFVGLNP; this comes from the coding sequence ATGCGATTTCGCGTTGCCGCGCTTGCACTCGCCGTCGTCCTGGCCGCCGGTCTTGCGGCGGCCGTTCCCGCCGCCGTGCCCGCGCAGACCCGCCTCGTCATGGCCTTTGTGCCGTCCGGCGAAGCGCGGACGATTCTCGACTCGGGCAACCGCGTCGCGCAGCTGCTCGAGATGGCGACCGGCTACAAGTTCGAGCCGTTCGTCGCGACGAGCTACGCGGGTGTGATCGAGGCGATGGGCGCCGGCCGCGCGGACATCGGCTGGTTGAACACCTTCTCCTACGTGATCGCCCACCAAAAGTACGGTGTGGAAGTGCGTCTCGTCACGGTGCGCTTCGGTCTGCCGTACTACCGCGCGGAGATCATCACGCAGTCGACCTCCGGCATCAACGGGCTGCCCGATCTCCGCGGCAAGCGGTTCGCGTTCGTCGATCCGGCGAGCACATCGGGTTATCTGTTCCCGGTGGCGGGCCTCAAGAAGGCCGGATACGACCCACAGAAGTTTTTCGGCCAGACGATCTTCGCCGGCTCACACAACAACGTCGTCCTCGCCGTCTATCAAGGTCGCGTGGACGCCGGATCCGTGTTCGAAGACGCCCGCGGCACCGTGCAGAAGACGCTGCCGGACGTGATGCAGAAGGTCAAGGTCGTGTGGAAATCCGATCCGATTCCGAACGACACGGTGAGCTTCCGCAAAGGTCTACCCGAGGAGGTAAAGGCGAAGGTGACGACCGCGCTGCTGCGATTTTCGCAGACGCCCGCCGGTCTCGACGCGCTCAAGTCGCTCTACGAAATCGAGGCGCTCGCAGACTACAACCTGCTCGTGACCAAGTACAACGTCAAGACAGGGAACCTGGACGCCTTCTTCGACCCGGTGCGGGACGTGCAGCGGTTCGTGGGCCTGAACCCATAA
- a CDS encoding YoaK family protein gives MATTRGGPAAPRRRLVILLAGAAGCLDAVGYLMLGLFTANMTGNTILLGLSVGREAWADAAHNVAALAAFVIGAGAGSAATRGIRRIAPGLGFEALVLAAAVAVWLLFGAPRGRVAEPAVYWLIALLAAAMGIQSAAVRRVGEQRVATTYVTGTLTTLATDTAGDLLDRWSARRGPDAGAVRRVPAAGNPEARPRGRTLMTGLWAAYLLGALIGGFVEQRWSMWAVVAPVVVLVAVMGSDLAHRPREGAA, from the coding sequence ATGGCGACGACGCGCGGCGGGCCCGCGGCGCCCCGCAGGCGGCTGGTGATCCTCCTCGCGGGCGCGGCCGGATGCCTCGACGCGGTCGGCTATCTCATGCTCGGCCTCTTTACCGCCAACATGACAGGGAATACCATTCTTCTCGGGCTGTCCGTCGGCCGGGAAGCGTGGGCGGACGCGGCGCACAACGTCGCCGCGCTGGCCGCGTTCGTGATCGGCGCCGGGGCCGGCAGCGCGGCGACGCGGGGAATCCGGCGGATCGCGCCCGGGCTCGGTTTCGAAGCCCTCGTGCTCGCCGCCGCGGTCGCGGTCTGGCTCCTCTTCGGCGCACCGCGCGGCCGGGTCGCCGAACCGGCCGTCTACTGGCTGATCGCACTGCTCGCGGCCGCGATGGGGATTCAGAGCGCGGCGGTCCGGCGGGTGGGCGAGCAGCGCGTGGCAACGACGTATGTGACGGGCACGCTCACGACGCTGGCGACAGATACCGCGGGCGACCTCCTGGACCGCTGGAGCGCCCGGCGCGGGCCCGACGCCGGAGCGGTGCGACGGGTGCCGGCGGCGGGGAACCCCGAGGCCCGGCCGCGGGGAAGGACGCTGATGACGGGGCTCTGGGCCGCCTATCTGCTCGGCGCGCTGATCGGCGGCTTTGTGGAACAACGCTGGTCGATGTGGGCGGTCGTGGCGCCGGTCGTGGTGCTGGTGGCCGTCATGGGCTCGGACCTTGCCCACCGGCCCAGGGAGGGAGCGGCATGA
- the fumC gene encoding class II fumarate hydratase → MMSGSSARGTEAAAGRPAAEAQTRAGGTAVRIETDSLGEVRVPASRLWGAQTQRSIENFPIGVARFRMGRPVIRALGLLKKGCALANLELGQLPREKVDLIVRAADDVIAGTLDDEFPLVVFQTGSGTQSNMNANEVIANRAIQLAGGAVGSKKPIHPNDDVNRSQSSNDTFPTAMHTATAEQVEDVLLPAVAGLRDVLDEKARAYASVVMIGRTHLQDATPITLGQVISGWVAQLDDAMAAIRRALPGVYELAIGGTAVGTGINAPERFGEVAARKIAELTGKPFVSAPNKFAALSSHEAMLNVSAALRTLAAALMKIANDVRWHGSGPRAGLGEIVIPENEPGSSIMPGKINPTQSEALTMVCVQVYGNDCAVAFGDSQGNFQLNVYKPVILHNVLESVELLADGCRSFTIHCAAGIAPNETRIREHVQNSLMLVTALSPHIGYEKAAKIALKAHHENTSLREAALALGYVTAGQFDQWVRAEDMTHPMKD, encoded by the coding sequence ATGATGAGCGGAAGTTCCGCGCGCGGGACAGAAGCGGCGGCAGGACGCCCGGCGGCCGAGGCGCAGACGCGCGCCGGCGGCACCGCCGTCCGGATCGAGACCGACTCGCTCGGCGAGGTGCGCGTCCCGGCCTCTCGCCTGTGGGGCGCGCAGACCCAGCGTTCCATCGAGAATTTCCCGATCGGCGTCGCGCGGTTCCGGATGGGCCGCCCGGTCATTCGCGCGCTCGGGCTCTTGAAGAAGGGCTGTGCCCTCGCCAACCTCGAGCTCGGCCAGCTGCCGCGCGAGAAGGTCGATCTGATCGTCCGCGCGGCGGACGACGTCATCGCCGGCACCCTCGACGACGAGTTCCCCCTCGTGGTGTTCCAGACGGGCTCCGGTACCCAGTCGAACATGAACGCGAACGAGGTGATCGCCAACCGCGCGATTCAGCTCGCCGGCGGTGCCGTCGGCTCGAAGAAGCCGATTCACCCCAACGACGACGTCAATCGCAGCCAGTCGTCGAACGACACTTTCCCCACCGCGATGCACACCGCAACGGCCGAGCAGGTCGAAGACGTTCTCCTCCCCGCCGTCGCCGGGCTTCGCGACGTGCTCGACGAGAAGGCGCGCGCCTACGCCTCGGTCGTGATGATCGGGCGGACGCATCTCCAAGATGCGACGCCGATCACGCTCGGCCAGGTGATCTCCGGCTGGGTCGCCCAGCTCGACGACGCGATGGCGGCGATCCGGCGGGCGCTGCCGGGCGTCTACGAGCTGGCGATCGGCGGCACGGCGGTCGGCACCGGCATCAACGCGCCGGAGCGCTTCGGCGAGGTCGCGGCGCGCAAGATCGCGGAGCTGACCGGGAAACCGTTTGTCTCGGCGCCGAACAAGTTCGCGGCGCTCTCCTCGCACGAGGCGATGCTGAACGTCAGCGCCGCGCTCCGCACGCTCGCGGCGGCGCTGATGAAGATCGCCAACGACGTGCGCTGGCACGGGTCCGGCCCGCGCGCCGGTCTCGGCGAGATCGTGATCCCGGAGAACGAGCCCGGATCCTCGATCATGCCGGGCAAGATCAATCCGACGCAGTCCGAGGCGCTGACGATGGTCTGCGTCCAGGTCTATGGCAACGACTGCGCGGTGGCGTTCGGCGATTCGCAGGGCAACTTCCAGCTGAACGTCTACAAGCCGGTAATTCTCCACAACGTCCTCGAATCGGTCGAGCTGCTCGCCGACGGCTGCCGGTCGTTCACGATCCACTGCGCGGCGGGGATCGCCCCGAACGAGACCCGCATTCGTGAGCACGTCCAGAACTCGCTCATGCTGGTCACCGCCCTGAGCCCCCACATCGGGTACGAGAAGGCCGCCAAGATCGCGCTCAAGGCGCATCACGAGAACACGAGCCTCCGCGAGGCGGCCCTGGCCCTCGGCTACGTCACCGCCGGACAATTCGACCAGTGGGTGCGGGCGGAAGACATGACGCATCCGATGAAAGACTGA
- a CDS encoding nitroreductase family protein, with product MEVVEAVRTVLAVRSYQNKPVPADVVTRIVEAGRLTGSSRNGQPWQFVVVQDREMLSKLGAASPTGPYIAQAPMAIAVAIEKASRFGVSDGSRAIQSMMLTAWADGVASNWVGFAGMSAAKSLLGIPDEYDLLAIVPFGYPVTPGGRGKKKRKSLSQVASRERYGRPFA from the coding sequence ATGGAAGTAGTTGAGGCGGTACGGACGGTCCTCGCGGTGCGCAGTTACCAGAACAAGCCGGTGCCGGCGGACGTGGTGACGCGGATCGTCGAGGCGGGACGGCTGACGGGCAGCAGCCGGAACGGCCAGCCCTGGCAGTTCGTCGTCGTCCAGGACCGTGAGATGCTGTCGAAGCTCGGTGCGGCGTCGCCCACCGGTCCGTACATCGCCCAGGCGCCCATGGCGATCGCGGTCGCGATCGAAAAAGCGTCCCGGTTCGGTGTCTCCGACGGCAGCCGGGCCATCCAGTCGATGATGCTCACGGCGTGGGCAGACGGCGTCGCCTCCAACTGGGTCGGCTTCGCCGGCATGAGCGCGGCCAAGTCGCTCCTCGGGATCCCCGACGAGTATGATCTGCTCGCGATCGTGCCGTTCGGCTACCCGGTGACGCCCGGCGGCCGCGGGAAGAAAAAACGCAAATCGCTCAGCCAGGTTGCCTCGCGGGAGCGCTACGGGCGGCCGTTCGCTTAG
- a CDS encoding adenosylcobalamin-dependent ribonucleoside-diphosphate reductase yields the protein MAMTSDNQTSQQPAAAESAATQAAAAEARRPEANALPSETLEFFHGDELRARVFYDKYALRDPDGRVLEPTPVEMWRRIARGLASVEPTAETREKYAGEFYWLMENFRFIPGGRIMHAIGNNKRVTALNCYVLPIKEDSIEAIFEWTKEAARTYSLGGGVGGDISILRPAGAPVNNSARSSTGSVSFMELMSLTTGTIGQSGRRGALMITIADDHPDVLAFTKVKRNLDKVRYANISVRVSDAFMRAVEADQPWTLKFKNDRVNVERTVQAREIWRELIYGATHHAEPGVIFWDSIKRWSTSEYGNMNVTTTNPCSEIPLEPYGCCCLGNLGLQEFVLDEFSPQAQVDWPQLEHALRLATRFLDDVLDYNAEKHPLPAQREASLYSRRIGVGFTGLGDMLCKLRLKYDTKEAVEFVDRMFERIKNIVYDESVNLGLEKGRFPGYDREKHLQGAFIQTLAPEVQQRIREHGLRNVALLTVPPVGSGAALAGTTSGIEPIFDLGYTRRSESLSQKKFTVYHPLVRTYMERFGLKDEEALPEFFVTAHEIQPDMRVQMQAAIQKHIDHSISSTVNCAADTTEEEVARIYFLAWKMGCKGITVYRENSRENILTSGAKKDKPAQTPAPEAASEAVPAASAVIGAPHGVEAPAGQTRSRPKVTTGRTERIETPRGRIYVTINEDAKGVCEVFVQSLDVEADAVGRLASLALRTGADPRHVIEQLWRVQSREVAIDRSSDGTVVRITTIAQGVALALGRALYGPSFRPDQVFPMADRLPAPERKNGNGNGHGTNGHDQPAAVAVPAPSSTESREVQEPLLTFAGVCPDCGSSLAYENGCSHCRSCGYSKC from the coding sequence ATGGCGATGACCTCGGACAACCAGACCTCCCAGCAGCCCGCCGCAGCAGAGAGTGCCGCAACGCAAGCCGCGGCCGCGGAGGCGCGCAGGCCGGAGGCGAACGCTCTGCCGTCGGAGACCCTCGAGTTCTTCCATGGCGACGAGCTCCGCGCCCGTGTCTTCTACGACAAGTATGCGCTGCGCGACCCGGACGGCCGCGTCCTTGAGCCGACGCCGGTCGAGATGTGGCGGCGGATCGCGCGCGGCCTCGCGTCGGTCGAGCCGACCGCGGAGACCCGCGAGAAGTACGCCGGCGAGTTTTACTGGCTGATGGAAAACTTCCGCTTCATCCCGGGCGGCCGCATCATGCACGCGATCGGCAACAACAAGCGCGTGACGGCGCTAAATTGTTATGTTTTGCCGATAAAAGAGGACTCAATCGAAGCTATCTTCGAGTGGACGAAGGAAGCGGCGCGCACATACTCGCTCGGCGGCGGCGTCGGCGGCGACATCAGCATCCTGCGGCCGGCGGGCGCGCCCGTCAACAACTCCGCGCGGTCCAGCACCGGCTCCGTCTCGTTCATGGAGCTCATGTCGCTGACGACCGGCACCATCGGGCAGAGCGGCCGGCGAGGCGCGCTCATGATCACGATCGCCGACGACCATCCAGATGTACTCGCGTTCACGAAAGTCAAGCGCAATCTCGACAAGGTGCGCTACGCCAACATCAGTGTCCGCGTCAGCGATGCGTTTATGCGCGCAGTGGAAGCGGACCAGCCGTGGACGCTCAAGTTCAAGAACGACCGAGTGAACGTCGAGAGGACGGTGCAGGCGCGCGAGATCTGGCGGGAGCTGATCTATGGCGCCACGCACCACGCGGAGCCCGGCGTCATCTTCTGGGATTCGATCAAGCGATGGAGCACATCCGAGTACGGCAACATGAATGTCACGACAACCAATCCGTGCAGCGAAATACCTTTGGAACCTTATGGATGCTGCTGCCTCGGCAATCTTGGACTGCAGGAATTTGTACTGGATGAGTTTAGCCCCCAGGCGCAGGTGGACTGGCCTCAATTGGAGCATGCATTGCGGCTGGCGACGCGGTTTCTAGACGACGTCCTCGACTACAACGCAGAAAAACATCCCCTCCCCGCTCAACGTGAAGCCAGCCTCTACTCGCGGCGCATCGGGGTCGGTTTCACCGGCCTGGGGGATATGCTGTGCAAGCTGCGGCTGAAATACGACACGAAAGAGGCCGTGGAGTTCGTCGACCGGATGTTCGAGCGGATCAAGAACATCGTGTACGACGAGAGTGTCAACCTCGGGCTCGAGAAAGGGCGGTTCCCCGGTTACGACCGGGAGAAGCATCTCCAGGGCGCGTTCATCCAGACGCTGGCGCCCGAGGTGCAACAGCGCATCCGCGAGCATGGCCTTCGCAACGTGGCGCTGCTCACCGTGCCGCCGGTCGGGAGCGGCGCGGCGCTCGCGGGTACTACGAGCGGCATCGAGCCGATCTTCGATCTCGGCTACACGCGGCGCAGCGAGTCGCTCTCACAGAAGAAGTTCACGGTCTACCATCCGCTCGTGCGGACGTACATGGAGCGGTTCGGCCTCAAGGACGAGGAAGCGCTGCCGGAGTTTTTCGTCACGGCGCACGAGATCCAACCGGACATGCGCGTGCAGATGCAGGCGGCGATTCAGAAGCACATCGACCATTCAATCTCGTCCACGGTCAACTGCGCGGCCGATACGACCGAGGAAGAAGTGGCCCGGATCTACTTCCTCGCCTGGAAGATGGGGTGCAAAGGCATCACGGTGTACCGTGAGAACTCGCGTGAAAACATCCTGACCTCCGGTGCCAAGAAGGACAAGCCGGCCCAGACCCCGGCGCCCGAAGCCGCTTCGGAGGCCGTACCCGCGGCCTCCGCGGTGATCGGCGCGCCGCACGGCGTCGAGGCGCCCGCGGGCCAGACGCGCAGCCGGCCCAAGGTGACGACGGGTCGCACGGAGCGGATCGAAACTCCGCGCGGCCGGATCTATGTGACCATCAACGAGGATGCAAAGGGCGTCTGCGAAGTATTCGTCCAGTCGCTCGACGTGGAAGCCGACGCGGTCGGCCGGCTGGCCTCGCTCGCGCTGCGGACGGGCGCGGATCCCCGGCACGTGATCGAGCAGCTTTGGCGCGTCCAGTCTCGCGAAGTCGCGATCGACCGGTCGAGCGACGGCACCGTGGTGCGGATCACGACGATCGCCCAGGGAGTGGCGCTCGCGCTCGGCCGCGCGCTGTACGGCCCGAGCTTCCGTCCGGACCAGGTCTTTCCGATGGCGGACCGGCTGCCGGCGCCCGAGCGCAAGAACGGCAACGGGAACGGCCACGGCACCAACGGGCACGACCAGCCGGCGGCGGTCGCGGTCCCTGCGCCGAGCTCGACGGAGAGTCGCGAGGTGCAGGAGCCCCTGCTCACCTTTGCCGGCGTCTGCCCGGACTGCGGCAGCTCGCTCGCATACGAGAACGGCTGCAGTCACTGTCGGAGCTGCGGTTACTCGAAGTGCTAA